A window of Gammaproteobacteria bacterium contains these coding sequences:
- a CDS encoding DUF2007 domain-containing protein gives MKRVFSASHSIEAHLVKGLLEANGIAAMVAGDFLQGGVGELPAFGCCEVRVAPEHERAARAIIHEYETGEAPDGEFEA, from the coding sequence ATGAAACGAGTGTTTTCCGCCAGCCACAGCATTGAAGCCCACCTGGTGAAAGGCCTGCTGGAGGCCAACGGCATCGCTGCCATGGTCGCCGGTGATTTCCTGCAGGGCGGGGTCGGCGAATTGCCGGCATTCGGCTGCTGCGAGGTGCGCGTCGCTCCCGAGCACGAGCGGGCCGCCCGCGCCATCATCCACGAGTATGAAACCGGTGAAGCGCCCGATGGCGAATTCGAGGCCTGA